From one Humulus lupulus chromosome 8, drHumLupu1.1, whole genome shotgun sequence genomic stretch:
- the LOC133797256 gene encoding mitogen-activated protein kinase kinase SIPKK, which yields MKKGGLSPNLKLTVPAGDASFAKFLTQSGTFMDGDLLVNRDGVRVISHSEVEVPPPIQPTDNQLSLADVDTIKVIGKGSGGIVQLVRHKWTGQFFALKVIQMNIEESSRKLIAQELKINQSSQCPSIVVCYQSFYDNGTISIILEYMDGGSLADFLKKVKTIPEPYLAAICKQVLKGLLYLHHEKHIIHRDLKPSNLLINHRGEVKITDFGVSAIMESTSGQANTFLGTYNYMSPERITGGKYSYKSDIWSLGLVLLECATGRFPYIPEEGDVWTNFFELMDCIVSQPPPSASSDQFTNEFCSFISACVKKEAKDRQSAHQLMMHPFISMYDDLDVDLSTYFTNVGSPLATFSIP from the exons ATGAAGAAGGGAGGCTTATCCCCTAATCTCAAACTCACTGTTCCTGCGGGTGACGCTTCTTTCGCCAAGTTCCT GACTCAAAGCGGAACGTTTATGGATGGAGATCTGCTCGTAAACAGGGACGGAGTTCGGGTTATTTCTCATAGCGAAGTTGAAGTC CCACCTCCGATTCAGCCAACGGACAATCAGCTGAGTTTAGCGGACGTAGATACCATTAAAGTCATTGGAAAAGGGAGTGGTGGAATTGTGCAATTGGTTCGCCACAAATGGACTGGCCAATTTTTTGCACTAAAG GTTATTCAAATGAATATTGAAGAGTCTTCTCGGAAGCTGATTGCACAGGAATTGAAAATTAATCAATCGTCACAATGTCCAAGTATTGTTGTTTGTTACCAGTCCTTTTATGATAATGGTACCATTTCTATCATCTTAGAATACATGGATGGTGGATCTCTAGCAGACTTTCTGAAGAAAGTAAAAACTATCCCAGAGCCGTATCTTGCTGCCATTTGCAAACAG GTGCTCAAGGGTTTATTGTATCTTCATCATGAAAAACACATCATACACAGGGATTTAAAACCTTCCAACTTGTTGATAAATCATAGAGGGGAGGTGAAGATCACTGACTTTGGTGTGAGTGCAATAATGGAAAGCACCTCTGGTCAAGCAAATACTTTTCTTGGCACCTACAACTATATGTCT CCAGAGAGAATTACTGGAGGCAAATATAGTTACAAAAGTGACATTTGGAGTTTGGGACTAGTGTTGCTTGAGTGTGCAACTGGTCGATTCCCATATATACCAGAAGAAGGTGACGTGTGGACAAACTTTTTTGAGCTCATGGACTGCATTGTCAGTCAACCACCACCTAGTGCATCTTCTGATCAATTTACCAACGAGTTCTGCTCGTTTATTTCTGCATG TGTAAAGAAAGAAGCTAAGGATAGACAGTCAGCACATCAGCTAATG ATGCATCCTTTCATCAGCATGTACGATGACTTGGATGTTGATCTTTCAACGTACTTCACCAATGTGGGATCTCCACTTGCAACATTTTCAATTCCATAA
- the LOC133797257 gene encoding pre-mRNA cleavage factor Im 25 kDa subunit 1 produces the protein MGDAAFEFTENGDGDGQISRRGSQIQSLVIDIHPLSSYYFGSKEAIPSKDATMADRVQRMKSNYSAHGLRTCVEAVILVELFKHPHMLLLQIRNSIFKLPGGRLRPGESEIDGLKRKLSRKLSGNGNGDGTEWEVGEFLGKWWRPDFETLLYPYLSHNVKKPKECTKLYLVKLPESRKFIVPKNLKLLAVPLCQIHENHKTYGPIISGVPQLLSKFCFNIMET, from the exons ATGGGTGATGCAGCGTTTGAATTCACGGAGAACGGTGACGGTGATGGTCAAATTAGCAGACGAGGGAGTCAAATTCAGAGTCTCGTGATAGATATACACCCTTTGAGTAGCTACTATTTTGGGTCCAAAGAGGCAATTCCCTCCAAGGATGCGACCATGGCCGATCGTGTTCAGAGAATGAAATCCAA CTATTCTGCTCATGGATTGAGGACTTGTGTGGAAGCAGTTATTCTG GTTGAGCTGTTTAAACATCCTCATATGCTGCTTTTGCAAATAAGAAATTCCATCTTTAAGCTTCCTGGGGGTCGGTTAAGACCTGGAGAATCAG AGATTGATGGATTGAAACGCAAGTTGTCAAGGAAGCTTTCGGGGAATGGAAATGGCGATGGTACAGAGTGGGAG GTTGGAGAATTCCTTGGCAAGTGGTGGAGGCCGGACTTTGAAACATTGCTCTATCCTTATTTGTCACATAATGTTAAAAAGCCTAAG GAATGCACAAAACTTTACCTTGTAAAGTTGCCAGAGAGTAGAAAATTCATTGTACCGAAAAATCTAAAATTGCTTGCAGTTCCTTTGTGTCAGATTCACGAAAATCACAAG ACATATGGACCGATAATATCAGGGGTCCCACAATTGCTATCCAAGTTCTGCTTCAACATTATGGAAACTTAA
- the LOC133797255 gene encoding protein phosphatase 2C 77, translated as MEKISSPVAVPYRLGNFIHEDSTVTTQVEINGLKLISNTAALFSSPSAKSNTPCESLYFGSESYRSAEGENRGADVSRVISEFTSRGKGNTFVNNSFSPSLARDSASISDSIMDSNTRKEVFKFANTDKANLREPNVDLEHGQEDMVGVVEVGLEGKDSDGSDESDPCMSSLPVDDETSKEKRPYRTGSSQNVLDLDCLPLWGFTSICGRRPEMEDSLAVVPRLMQVPVEMLDDDHQNLDGSTQSTAHFYGVYDGHGGNQVANYCRERLHSALVEEIETAKVGLHNGSKRESCQEMWKKAFSNCFAKVDAEVSSSATVAPETVGSTAVVALICPTYIMVANCGDSRAVLCRGKAPVVMSNDHRPDREDEYERIEAAGGKVIQWNGSRVFGVLAMSRSIGDKYLKPWIIPDPEVMFVSRAREDECLILASDGLWDVMTNEEACDVARRRILIWHKKHGDTLSGERGNGVDLAAQAAAEYLSKLALQKGSKDNISVVVVDLKVVRKFKRKS; from the exons ATGGAGAAGATATCCTCACCTGTTGCTGTTCCATATAGGCTTGGTAACTTTATCCATGAAGACTCAACAGTTACGACCCAAGTCGAAATTAATGGCCTGAAGCTAATATCAAACACAGCAGCCTTGTTTTCAAGTCCCAGTGCCAAGTCAAATACACCATGCGAATCCCTTTATTTTGGAAGTGAAAGTTACAGGAGTGCAGAGGGTGAAAACAGGGGAGCAGATGTCAGTAGGGTCATCAGTGAGTTCACCTCAAGAGGTAAAGGTAATACCTTTGTTAATAACTCATTTTCTCCATCTCTGGCTAGAGACTCTGCTTCGATTTCTGATTCCATAATGGACTCAAACACTAGAAAGGAAGTTTTTAAGTTTGCAAATACTGACAAGGCCAATCTGAGAGAACCCAATGTTGATCTGGAACATGGGCAAGAAGATATGGTTGGAGTAGTTGAGGTGGGTTTGGAGGGAAAAGACAGTGATGGATCTGATGAGTCTGATCCATGTATGTCTTCCTTGCCTGTTGATGATGAGACATCTAAGGAGAAAAGACCATATAGAACAGGCAGCAGCCAGAATGTTTTGGATTTGGACTGTTTACCCCTTTGGGGTTTCACATCTATCTGTGGAAGGAGACCAGAGATGGAGGATTCACTTGCAGTTGTACCCAGATTGATGCAAGTCCCAGTTGAAATGCTAGATGATGACCACCAAAACTTGGATGGCTCGACTCAATCGACTGCCCATTTTTATGGGGTATATGATGGTCATGGGGGTAACCAG GTGGCTAATTACTGTCGAGAACGGCTTCATTCAGCCTTGGTTGAAGAGATAGAAACTGCAAAAGTAGGCTTGCATAATGGAAGTAAGAGGGAAAGTTGTCAGGAGATGTGGAAAAAAGCCTTTTCTAATTGCTTTGCCAAAGTTGATGCTGAGGTTTCTAGTTCAGCCACTGTTGCCCCTGAAACTGTTGGTTCTACTGCAGTGGTTGCTCTTATTTGTCCAACCTATATTATGGTGGCCAATTGTGGTGATTCAAGGGCAGTTTTGTGTCGAGGAAAAGCACCAGTTGTGATGTCAAATGACCACAGA CCAGACAGAGAAGATGAATATGAAAGGATAGAGGCTGCCGGGGGCAAGGTTATACAGTGGAACGGTTCACgtgtttttggtgttcttgcaaTGTCAAGATCCATTG GTGACAAATACTTGAAACCATGGATTATTCCTGATCCAGAAGTGATGTTTGTTTCTCGAGCAAGGGAAGACGAATGCCTTATTCTCGCCAGCGACGGCTTATGGGACGTTATGACCAATGAGGAGGCATGTGATGTTGCCCGGAGACGAATCCTTATATGGCACAAAAAGCATGGGGACACCTTGTCCGGCGAAAGAGGCAATGGTGTTGATCTTGCTGCTCAGGCTGCAGCAGAGTACCTTTCGAAGCTTGCTCTCCAAAAGGGGAGCAAGGACAACATTAGCGTTGTAGTGGTGGACTTGAAAGTTGTAAGAAAGTTCAAGAGAAAATCCTGA
- the LOC133797254 gene encoding uncharacterized protein LOC133797254, whose amino-acid sequence MATSGKFDISGSPDRPLYISGQRGSHIAPPLDRSGSFRDSVDNPILSSLPNMSRSTSSVGHGDLLNFFHCIRFNPKVVAAEHKSLIQADFKRHVNVALGISPDESPSVSTKGKMLPSPSPEEIKRVKSGLRESSVKARERVKIFNEALSVFNKFFPNVPSKKRSRSEGFPSDRSGAVLSNDRSGLGPSMGKIGIQSHSIPGSFELEQQKSEERTKTALPNKRTRTSFADAKMDGRSNTLLRPSGVVDRDREMLRLANSGAVQGEDRTLSIGVDGWEKSKMKKKRSGIKPDVSPSIVSTKSIDGYRETKQGMQQRPITDARSRLNNDSHGFRPGLTGGVVGVGKSDVMSQQTGLGSRSSLPRTDPDNSSLINDKRDRPIGSDKERVNVRAVNKANTRDELNSASPISNAKVNASVRAPRSSTGVVPKLSPVVHRATASNDWEISHCTNKPPSGVGANRKRMASTRSSSPPVHWAGQRPQKISRTARRSNFVPIVSSNDETPTMDSPSDVSNDISLGYAKRMPGNSPQQVKLKGDPLSSAALSESEESGPAEMKSRDKGKKSDDVDEKAAQNIQKVSPLVLSSRKNRLVTGEDLGDGVRRQGRTGRGFASTRSLMPMTVEKIGNVGTAKQLRSARLGFDKTESKAGRPPTRKPSERKTYTRQKNTLNVAADFLVGSDDGHEELLAAANAAVNPGRACSSPFWKQMEPFFGFISDADITYLKQQGNIESTAQTAAQAPSSVDACNNLPNGFGLIESESRNDEFLLEQLESGTGDHNEIPLCQRLIAALISEEDYSSGNEDLKDDAYQPELDLDGELGSNSFDHQSLLNFQFAGKTAFNGYRINAQSEHNELETDMADIAHKTMNSNLSHPLNGLLPDQELMPNRPCSEIQYGIMPMNEKLLLEIQSIGIFPESGPHIAQIRDEEISQEISKFEEKYHEQVLKRKGLLDRLLKSASVTKDHHEKEFEQCALDKLVTMAYEKYTACCGPNTSGKSSSNKMAKQAALAFIKKTLEQCHKYEETGKSCFNEPLFRDIFLAGSNINYARQADSATEGESSKGYASIRYLEGRISASMGSQQSPSQFGQIVDNHDISSDVLVPGNHLSEQSIGKEDMWSNRVKKRELSLDDLGNTIGTSIAPGMGTSLSSSAKGKRSERDRDGKGQNREVLSRNGNAKIGRPLSNVKGERKSKTKPKQKMTQLSVSVNGLLGKASEQAKSAVPSMSRSNEMTRSNNAKEKNDFGLGVLDDPESIDLSHLQIPGMDVLGVPDDLDGQGQDLGSWLNIDDDGLQDHDFMGGLEIPMDDLSDLNMMV is encoded by the exons ATGGCAACATCTGGTAAGTTTGACATCTCTGGTAGCCCAGACAGACCTTTATATATCAGCGGGCAGCGCGGATCCCACATAGCTCCTCCATTGGACAGATCGGGTAGCTTTCGTGACAGCGTAGATAATCCAATTTTGTCTTCTCTTCCGAACATGTCAAGAAGCACCTCCTCAGTAGGACATGGAGATTTGCTGAATTTCTTTCATTGCATAAGATTTAATCCAAAGGTCGTGGCTGCAGAGCATAAATCTCTCATTCAAGCAGACTTTAAACGACATGTAAATGTTGCTCTTGGAATTTCACCAGATGAATCTCCTTCTGTCTCTACAAAAGGAAAGATGCTTCCATCTCCATCACCAGAGGAAATCAAACGAGTCAAGTCTGGTCTGCGCGAAAGCAGTGTCAAGGCCAG GGAACGAGTGAAAATTTTCAACGAAGCTTTATCAGTATTCAATAAATTTTTCCCAAATGTACCATCTAAAAAGAGATCCCGATCAGAAGGTTTTCCTAGTGATCGGTCTGGTGCAGTGTTGTCGAATGACCGGTCAGGTTTAGGGCCAAGCATGGGTAAGATAGGAATTCAAAGTCACTCCATTCCAGGTAGTTTTGAATTAGAGCAGCAGAAGTCAGAAGAAAGGACAAAAACTGCTCTCCCAAACAAACGCACTCGGACTTCTTTTGCGGATGCTAAG ATGGATGGGCGGAGTAACACACTACTCAGGCCATCTGGGGTTGTAGATAGGGATAGAGAAATGCTGAGGCTTGCAAATAGTGGTGCAGTACAGGGTGAGGATAGAACTTTATCTATTGGAGTTGATGGCTGGGAAAAatcaaaaatgaagaagaagCGTTCTGGGATAAAACCAGATGTTTCTCCAAGTATTGTATCAACTAAATCAATTGATGGCTATCGGGAGACCAAACAAGGAATGCAGCAAAGACCAATTACTGATGCACGATCAAGGTTAAATAATGACTCGCATGGATTTAG GCCAGGATTAACCGGTGGTGTTGTTGGAGTTGGAAAATCAGATGTAATGTCACAACAGACTGGCTTGGGAAGCCGTTCATCCCTCCCTAGGACAGATCCGGATAACAGTTCCCTTATCAATGATAAGAGAGATCGTCCTATTGGTTCAGATAAGGAAAGGGTGAACGTTAGAGCTGTTAATAA GGCAAATACTCGTGATGAATTAAATTCAGCTAGTCCTATTTCAAATGCAAAAGTAAATGCATCTGTCCGAGCTCCACGATCAAGTACGGGAGTTGTGCCTAAGTTATCTCCAGTTGTTCATAGAGCAACTGCTTCCAATGACTGGGAGATTTCTCATTGTACAAACAAGCCCCCTTCTGGTGTTGGAGCTAATCGAAAACGGATGGCATCCACAAGATCTTCCTCCCCACCTGTCCATTGGGCAGGCCAAAGACCACAAAAGATCTCCCGTACTGCAAGACGATCAAATTTTGTTCCTATTGTTTCAAGTAATGATGAAACTCCTACCATGGATAGCCCATCTGATGTTAGTAATGACATTAGTTTGGGATATGCAAAACGCATGCCAGGCAATTCGCCTCAGCAAGTTAAGTTAAAAGGTGATCCATTGTCTTCAGCTGCCTTATCTGAAAGTGAGGAGTCAGGACCTGCTGAAATGAAGTCTAGGGACAAAGGAAAAAAGTCTGATGATGTAGATGAGAAAGCTGCACAGAATATTCAAAAAGTGTCCCCGCTGGTCTTGTCATCAAGAAAGAATAGACTAGTAACTGGGGAAGACCTTGGGGATGGTGTTCGGAGGCAGGGGAGGACTGGGCGAGGATTCGCTTCGACGAGGTCTCTTATGCCAATGACAGTAGAGAAGATAGGCAATGTGGGAACGGCAAAACAGCTTAGAAGTGCCAGACTTGGTTTTGATAAAACTGAAAG TAAGGCGGGTCGTCCACCAACTAGAAAACCTTCTGAACGCAAAACCTATACACGCCAAAAAAATACACTTAATGTAGCTGCAGATTTTCTTG TTGGGTCAGACGATGGGCATGAAGAACTTTTGGCTGCTGCAAATGCTGCTGTTAATCCTG GCCGTGCCTGTTCCAGCCCATTTTGGAAGCAGATGGAGcctttttttggttttatttctGATGCAGACATTACTTACTTGAAGCAACAG GGAAACATTGAATCAACTGCACAGACAGCTGCCCAAGCTCCTTCAAGTGTAGATGCTTGCAATAATTTGCCTAATGGATTTGGGTTAATCGAATCTGAATCAAGGAATGATGAATTCCTTTTAGAACAATTAGAATCAGGAACAGGAGATCATAATGAAATTCCCCTTTGTCAAAGACTCATAGCAGCGCTGATTTCAGAGGAGGATTATAGCAGTGGAAATGAAGATCTGAAAGATGATGCATATCAACCTGAACTTGATCTGGATGGAGAGTTAGGATCAAATAGTTTTGATCACCAATCATTACTTAACTTTCAGTTTGCTGGGAAGACTGCCTTTAATGGTTATAGGATAAATGCGCAATCAGAACACAATGAGCTGGAAACTGATATGGCTGACATAGCACACAAGACAATGAACTCGAACTTGAGTCATCCATTAAATGGCTTACTACCAGACCAAGAACTGATGCCTAACAGGCCCTGCTCAGAAATTCAATACGGAATTATGCCCATGAATGAGAAACTTCTCTTGGAGATTCAAAGCATTGGAATTTTCCCAGAATCAGGG CCTCACATAGCACAAATAAGGGATGAAGAAATCAGTCAGGAGATAAGTAAATTTGAGGAGAAGTATCATGAACAG GTCCTCAAAAGGAAAGGCTTGCTGGATAGGTTGTTGAAGTCTGCCTCAGTAACAAAAGATCATCATGAGAA GGAGTTTGAACAGTGTGCTCTTGATAAACTCGTCACAATGGCCTATGAAAAGTATACG GCTTGCTGTGGTCCGAATACTAGCGGGAAGAGTTCGAGTAATAAAATGGCCAAGCAAGCTGCTTTAGCATTCATTAAGAAGACATTGGAACAATGTCATAAGTATGAAGAGACGGGAAAGAGCTGCTTTAACGAACCCTTATTTAGGGATATCTTTCTTGCGGGATCTAACATTAATTATGCGCGACAAGCTGATTCTGCAACAGAGGGCGAATCAAGCAAAGGATATGCTTCCATCCGGTATTTGGAAGGCAGAATTTCag CTTCCATGGGTTCACAGCAGAGCCCGTCCCAGTTCGGTCAGATTGTTGATAACCACGATATTTCTTCAGATGTGCTTGTGCCTGGGAATCACTTATCTGAACAATCTATAGGGAAAGAAGATATGTGGTCAAACAGAGTGAAAAAGAGGGAATTGTCACTTGATGATCTTGGCAATACAATTGGCACTTCAATAGCTCCAGGCATGGGAACATCTCTGTCAAGCAGTGCTAAAGGAAAAAGGAGTGAGAGGGACAGAGATGGAAAAGGGCAGAATAGAGAGGTGTTATCTAGAAATGGAAATGCCAAAATAGGGCGCCCTTTATCCAATGTTAAGGGAGAAAGAAAATCTAAAACAAAGCCTAAGCAGAAAATGACCCAGCTATCTGTTTCAGTAAATGGCCTTCTTGGCAAGGCATCTGAGCAAGCTAAATCAGCAGTGCCTTCTATGTCAAGGTCAAACGAAATGACTAGAAGCAATAATGCCAAGGAAAAGAATGACTTTGGCTTAGGTGTATTGGATGACCCTGAGTCTATTGACTTGTCTCACCTGCAAATACCTGGAATGGATGTACTGGGTGTCCCTGATGATCTTGATGGTCAAGGGCAGGATTTGGGTTCATGGTTGAACATTGATGATGATGGATTACAAGATCATGACTTTATGGGCGGCCTTGAAATTCCAATGGATGACCTCTCAGACTTAAATATGATGGTTTGA